A genomic stretch from Xiphophorus maculatus strain JP 163 A chromosome 16, X_maculatus-5.0-male, whole genome shotgun sequence includes:
- the tubg1 gene encoding tubulin gamma-1 chain — MPREIITLQLGQCGNQIGFEFWKQLCAEHGISPEGIVEEFATEGTDRKDVFFYQADDEHYIPRAVLLDLEPRVIHSILNSPYANLYNPENIYLSEHGGGAGNNWASGYSQGKKIQEDIFDIIDREADGSDSLEGFVLCHSIAGGTGSGLGSYLLERLNDRYPKKLVQTYSVFPNQDEMSDVVVQPYNSLLTLKRLTQNADCVVVLDNTALNRIATDRLHIQNPSFSQINQLVSTIMSASTTTLRYPGYMNNDLIGLIASLIPTPRLHFLMTGYTPLTTDQSVASVRKTTVLDVMRRLLQPKNVMVSTGRERQPSHCYIAILNIIQGEVDPTQVHKSLQRIRERKLANFIPWGPASIQVALSRRSPYLASAHRVSGLMMANHTSISSLFERTCRQYDKLRKREAFLEQFRKEDIFKDNFDELDNSREVVQQLVDEYTAATRPDYISWGTQEQ, encoded by the exons ATGCCCCGGGAAATTATTACCCTTCAGCTAGGACAATGTGGAAATCAAA TCGGCTTCGAGTTTTGGAAGCAGCTGTGTGCAGAGCATGGCATCAGTCCAGAGGGTATCGTGGAGGAGTTTGCAACTGAAGGGACGGACAGGAAGGACGTGTTCTTCTACCAG GCTGATGATGAGCACTACATCCCCCGTGCTGTCCTCCTGGATCTGGAGCCTCGTGTGATCCATTCAATTCTCAACTCCCCGTATGCAAACCTGTATAATCCAGAGAACATCTACCTGTCTGAGCATGGTGGAGGTGCTGGGAACAACTGGGCCAGTGGATACTCACAG ggcAAAAAAATCCAAGAAGACATCTTTGATATTATTGACCGAGAGGCAGACGGTAGTGACAGCCTGGAG GGATTTGTCCTCTGTCACTCGATTGCCGGGGGAACCGGGTCGGGACTGGGTTCATACCTGCTGGAAAGACTCAACGACAG GTACCCAAAGAAGCTGGTACAGACCTACTCTGTTTTCCCAAACCAGGATGAGATGAGTGACGTGGTTGTTCAGCCGTACAACTCGCTGCTCACACTGAAGAGGCTCACCCAGAACGCAGACTGCGTG GTTGTTCTGGATAACACTGCTCTGAATCGCATTGCCACAGACAGGCTGCACATCCAGAACCCCTCCTTCTCCCAGATTAATCAGCTG GTTTCTACAATCATGTCTGCGAGCACAACTACGCTACGCTACCCTGGCTACATGAACAATGACCTGATTGGTCTGATCGCTTCACTCATTCCCACTCCCCGTCTCCACTTCCTCATGACGGGTTACACACCACTGACCACTGACCAGTCG GTTGCTAGTGTGAGGAAGACGACGGTGCTGGATGTGATGAGGAGACTGTTGCAACCCAAGAATGTGATGGTGTCCACTGGAAGAGAGAGACAGCCCAGTCACTGCTACATTGCTATCCTCAATATCATCCAGGGAGAAGTTGACCCCACGCAG GTGCATAAAAGCCTCCAAAGGATCCGGGAGCGCAAACTTGCCAACTTCATTCCCTGGGGTCCGGCCAGCATCCAGGTGGCCTTGTCCAGGAGGTCCCCATACCTGGCCTCGGCTCACAGAGTGAGCGGCCTGATGATGGCCAACCACACCAGCATCTCTTCT CTCTTCGAGCGAACGTGCAGGCAGTATGACAAACTGCGAAAGCGCGAGGCCTTCCTGGAACAGTTCCGCAAAGAGGACATATTCAAGGACAACTTTGATGAGCTGGACAACTCTCGTGAGGTTGTCCAGCAGCTGGTGGACGAGTACACAGCAGCGACACGACCCGACTATATCTCCTGGGGCACACAAGAGCAGTGA